The Muricauda sp. SCSIO 65647 genome includes a region encoding these proteins:
- a CDS encoding carbonic anhydrase, whose protein sequence is MLYYKDILEKNKKWAAEKLASNPEYFSEMSKGQHPPLLWLGCADSRVPSSEIIGAEPGEVFTHRNIANMAIHTDINMLSVLEYAVNALKVRHIIVCGHYGCGGVKAAMGNSTVGFVGKWIRHIKDIYAKYREELEAIDDENKRWDRLVELNVKEQVADLAKTSIVQNAWKEGQFLHLHGWVYDIKTGIANDMEISMNDVTQLDDIYHIRPD, encoded by the coding sequence ATGTTATACTATAAAGATATTCTTGAAAAGAACAAAAAATGGGCGGCCGAGAAACTTGCCAGCAATCCTGAATATTTCAGTGAAATGTCAAAGGGGCAGCACCCTCCGTTGCTGTGGCTGGGCTGCGCTGACAGCAGGGTACCCTCGAGCGAGATCATAGGGGCTGAACCTGGCGAGGTCTTTACCCATAGAAATATTGCCAATATGGCCATACATACAGACATCAATATGCTCAGTGTGCTCGAATATGCGGTCAATGCCCTTAAAGTAAGGCACATTATTGTATGCGGGCACTATGGCTGTGGAGGCGTGAAAGCAGCCATGGGGAACAGTACTGTCGGGTTTGTAGGCAAGTGGATACGCCATATCAAAGACATCTATGCCAAATATAGAGAAGAGCTTGAGGCTATCGACGATGAAAATAAAAGGTGGGATCGTCTGGTAGAATTGAACGTCAAGGAACAGGTTGCAGACCTTGCCAAAACCTCGATAGTACAAAATGCCTGGAAAGAAGGTCAGTTTCTTCATCTTCATGGTTGGGTATATGACATTAAAACGGGTATTGCGAACGATATGGAAATCAGCATGAACGATGTCACACAATTAGATGACATCTATCACATACGACCAGATTAA
- a CDS encoding SH3 domain-containing protein produces MKKYLASVVLFASVWANAQSDQLFSQANDAYNSGEYQKAIELYEEIIADGLHSSELYFNLGNAHYKLNEIGPSIYYYEKALLLNPSDGEIKNNLVYAQNMRLDAIEKMPKTAMAKIYEGVIGLFSFDQWAAMAVISAMIFVLAYLFYYFMRSALKKRIAFISSMVSMFLAFWALIFSYLRHQEYKNDKPAIIFSEEVKITAEPNNRSQAVFILHEGTKVNVLDQYDGWSKIKIADGQTGWMPTENLKSLKDF; encoded by the coding sequence ATGAAGAAATATTTGGCTAGTGTTGTATTGTTTGCCAGCGTGTGGGCAAATGCCCAAAGCGATCAATTGTTCTCCCAGGCCAATGATGCCTACAATTCGGGCGAATACCAAAAAGCTATTGAATTATATGAAGAAATAATAGCAGATGGGCTGCATTCTTCAGAACTATATTTCAATTTGGGCAACGCCCATTACAAGTTGAACGAAATAGGACCTAGTATTTATTATTATGAAAAAGCCCTATTGCTAAACCCCAGCGATGGTGAAATCAAGAACAATTTGGTCTATGCCCAGAACATGAGGCTTGATGCCATAGAAAAAATGCCCAAAACGGCCATGGCAAAAATCTATGAAGGTGTTATAGGCCTTTTTTCTTTTGACCAGTGGGCCGCCATGGCGGTCATATCTGCAATGATATTCGTCTTGGCCTATCTGTTTTATTATTTCATGCGTTCAGCATTAAAAAAACGCATTGCTTTCATCTCAAGCATGGTTTCAATGTTTTTGGCATTCTGGGCACTGATCTTTTCTTATCTGAGACATCAAGAGTACAAGAACGATAAACCTGCGATTATCTTTTCTGAAGAGGTCAAGATAACAGCTGAACCCAACAATCGAAGCCAAGCGGTCTTCATCTTGCATGAAGGCACCAAAGTCAATGTACTTGACCAATATGATGGATGGAGTAAAATCAAGATAGCCGATGGGCAGACAGGTTGGATGCCCACCGAAAACCTAAAATCTCTAAAAGATTTTTGA
- a CDS encoding BatD family protein yields MQRRFLQYSLIFLCAFLVAPLALAQDDEVTFNVNLSKEKLGVNERLRVEFKMNKDGDNFVPPDFEGFKVVMGPSQSISSSWINGKRSFSKSYSYILTPTKQGRFTIEQATIEISGETYKTVPKAVEVTSAVDNPNAPKTVDDVADESLHLVAEVSKSSPYLNEAVSVVYKLYISPNISVTNYRHIDNPKYNNFWSQDIPVTKYNTVNTTFRGKPYRSVVLKRMVLYPQKTGKLEIEPLSLEIYVDVPTNRRDFFGGRIYKQASKTVSAGKRLLNVRRLPETGKPANFGGAVGQFDFSVSTSKSSLNASESLQAKIEVSGNGNLKLFQLPEPELPSALEVYEPEFEEKVRTTSSGMEGKVSNNYTIVPSYKGKYPIPSISFSYFNPKTGKYHTLESEEITLDVLQGPTDATTSIASNNGGTKFVVPTGKQFHFIKVNPNLTKIDTDFFFGSTRFYLLLISPLLLIPVAILVFKRRKAIASDVEGNRLKRADRLAKKYLSTAKKELGNEDHFYIALEKALHNYLKAKLKIVTSEFSKEKIMVLLNDKDVDEDTVNGFIALLKNCEMARYSPFSEVQMQQDYDKASEVISKMDKQL; encoded by the coding sequence ATGCAGCGGCGTTTTCTACAATATTCGTTGATTTTTCTTTGCGCGTTTCTTGTTGCGCCCCTAGCTTTGGCACAAGACGATGAAGTTACTTTCAATGTCAACTTGAGCAAAGAAAAATTAGGGGTCAATGAACGGTTGCGGGTCGAGTTCAAGATGAACAAAGATGGCGATAATTTTGTTCCGCCAGATTTTGAGGGGTTCAAAGTAGTCATGGGGCCATCGCAATCCATAAGTTCTTCATGGATAAACGGCAAACGCAGTTTTTCAAAATCGTACTCCTATATTCTGACCCCAACGAAACAGGGTAGGTTCACCATCGAGCAGGCCACCATCGAAATCAGTGGTGAAACATACAAGACCGTTCCGAAAGCGGTCGAAGTGACCTCGGCGGTAGACAACCCCAATGCCCCCAAGACAGTAGATGATGTGGCCGATGAAAGCCTTCACTTAGTGGCCGAGGTCTCAAAATCTTCCCCCTACCTGAACGAGGCCGTGAGTGTGGTGTACAAACTATATATCAGTCCGAATATCAGCGTAACCAATTATCGGCATATTGACAACCCCAAGTACAATAATTTCTGGAGTCAAGATATCCCTGTGACCAAGTATAATACGGTCAATACCACTTTCAGGGGCAAGCCCTATCGGAGTGTTGTCTTAAAGCGGATGGTACTTTATCCGCAGAAAACCGGAAAATTGGAAATCGAGCCGTTATCACTTGAAATTTATGTGGATGTTCCCACCAACAGGCGTGATTTTTTTGGAGGCAGAATCTATAAGCAGGCCAGCAAGACAGTCTCTGCAGGCAAAAGGCTGCTCAACGTCAGAAGGCTGCCTGAAACGGGCAAACCCGCAAATTTTGGAGGAGCGGTCGGCCAGTTTGACTTTTCTGTGAGCACAAGTAAGTCTTCATTGAATGCCTCTGAGTCGTTGCAGGCCAAAATTGAGGTAAGTGGCAATGGAAATTTAAAGTTGTTTCAATTGCCAGAGCCCGAGCTTCCGAGCGCACTGGAAGTATATGAACCTGAATTTGAGGAAAAAGTTCGAACCACTTCTTCCGGCATGGAGGGAAAAGTGTCCAACAATTACACCATCGTTCCTTCCTATAAAGGAAAATACCCTATTCCGAGCATTTCTTTCAGTTATTTCAATCCGAAGACAGGAAAATACCATACACTTGAATCGGAAGAAATCACCTTGGATGTACTTCAAGGCCCGACCGATGCTACCACCTCGATAGCTTCTAATAATGGAGGCACCAAATTTGTCGTGCCCACGGGCAAGCAGTTCCATTTCATAAAAGTGAACCCAAACCTCACTAAGATCGATACTGACTTTTTCTTTGGTTCAACACGCTTCTATCTGCTATTGATTTCGCCATTGTTGCTTATTCCCGTAGCAATTTTGGTGTTCAAAAGAAGAAAGGCCATCGCAAGTGATGTGGAAGGAAACAGATTGAAGCGAGCAGATAGATTGGCCAAAAAATACCTATCAACGGCCAAAAAAGAATTGGGCAACGAAGATCATTTTTATATCGCATTGGAAAAAGCACTTCACAACTACCTGAAAGCCAAACTGAAAATCGTCACCAGTGAGTTCAGCAAAGAGAAGATAATGGTTCTGTTGAATGATAAAGATGTTGATGAAGATACTGTCAATGGTTTCATCGCATTGCTAAAAAACTGCGAGATGGCTAGGTACAGTCCCTTTTCAGAAGTGCAGATGCAGCAAGATTACGACAAGGCAAGTGAAGTCATTTCGAAAATGGACAAACAACTGTGA
- a CDS encoding tetratricopeptide repeat protein: protein MKSTMDRSGLIFLLVFLAFGQIGRTQEEAGDNGIDEKSIRTAQNLTHEANKELRANDFVGAEVDYRKAISKNPENIAAPYNLGRAYYNRESFGEAFGRFKQAGEKATAKPEKHKAYHNMGNVYMKNKEYQKAVEAYKEALRNDPNDEETRYNLALAKEMLKKQQDEQKNDQNKDDEQNEDQQDQQQQNQDQNNQGENDKKDEGEQNEDQNKDEGDEGDKGNEKPEENKEGEGEQKKEQQQKPNKGDQPDEQKKPRPNQLSKQQIQNLLEAMQNEEKKVQEKLEAKKVKGAKIKNEKDW, encoded by the coding sequence ATGAAGAGTACCATGGATAGGAGTGGTTTGATCTTTTTACTGGTTTTCTTGGCGTTCGGGCAGATTGGCCGTACACAAGAAGAAGCTGGCGATAATGGTATCGATGAAAAATCTATCAGAACAGCACAAAACCTTACCCATGAGGCAAATAAAGAGCTTCGGGCCAACGATTTTGTGGGTGCCGAGGTAGATTACCGTAAGGCCATTTCAAAAAATCCTGAAAATATTGCCGCCCCTTATAATTTAGGAAGGGCCTATTATAACCGGGAGAGCTTTGGCGAAGCCTTTGGGCGCTTCAAACAAGCTGGTGAAAAAGCCACGGCCAAACCAGAAAAACACAAAGCCTATCACAACATGGGCAATGTGTACATGAAGAACAAAGAATATCAAAAGGCGGTAGAAGCCTATAAAGAAGCCCTCCGCAATGACCCGAATGATGAGGAGACACGGTATAACCTGGCCTTGGCCAAGGAAATGTTGAAAAAACAGCAAGACGAACAAAAAAACGACCAAAACAAAGACGACGAACAAAACGAAGACCAACAAGACCAACAACAGCAGAACCAAGATCAGAACAACCAGGGCGAAAACGACAAGAAAGACGAGGGAGAGCAGAACGAAGACCAAAACAAAGATGAGGGGGACGAAGGAGACAAAGGCAATGAAAAGCCCGAAGAAAATAAAGAAGGGGAAGGAGAGCAGAAAAAAGAACAGCAACAAAAACCCAACAAAGGCGACCAACCTGACGAACAAAAGAAACCTAGACCGAACCAACTGTCAAAACAACAGATACAGAACCTTTTAGAGGCCATGCAGAACGAAGAGAAAAAGGTTCAAGAAAAATTGGAGGCGAAAAAAGTAAAGGGAGCCAAAATCAAAAATGAAAAAGACTGGTGA
- a CDS encoding VWA domain-containing protein, giving the protein MIQLDEKIHFYLLAILPIMVLVFLLLQLWKVKVQKQFADKKLLRRLAPNRSILKSSLKMIFLLAGLFFLIIGLVNPKIGTKLETVKREGVDIVFAVDVSKSMLAEDIAPNRLEKSKRLVSEIINQLASDRIGIIAYAGQAYPQLPITTDYGAAKMFLQGMNTNMLSSQGTAINAAIDLASTYYDDAEQTNRVLFVISDGEDHSEGSTLKAVENAVENGIRVFTIGVGKTKGAPIPIKRSGVVESLKKDAEGEVVITKLNESVLAEIAYEGNGEYIDGTNTDDAVDFIKEELNKMDKKEFEAKQFAEYKDQFQWFLGIGLLFLFLDVFILDRKTQWLKKLNLFNEEYHG; this is encoded by the coding sequence ATGATACAGCTTGACGAAAAAATTCATTTTTATCTGCTGGCCATTTTGCCCATAATGGTCTTGGTCTTTCTATTGCTGCAACTATGGAAAGTCAAGGTGCAAAAGCAGTTCGCCGATAAAAAACTTTTGAGACGGTTGGCCCCCAACAGGTCAATTTTGAAGTCTTCCTTAAAAATGATCTTCTTGTTGGCCGGCCTTTTCTTCTTGATTATCGGGTTGGTCAATCCAAAAATCGGCACCAAACTTGAAACGGTGAAAAGAGAAGGGGTCGATATCGTCTTCGCAGTCGATGTTTCAAAAAGTATGTTGGCAGAAGATATTGCCCCCAATCGTTTAGAAAAGTCAAAACGACTGGTCTCAGAGATCATCAACCAGTTGGCCAGCGATCGAATAGGCATCATCGCCTATGCGGGGCAAGCATATCCACAGCTGCCGATTACTACTGATTATGGTGCCGCAAAAATGTTTTTGCAGGGCATGAACACCAATATGCTGTCATCACAGGGTACGGCCATCAATGCGGCCATAGATTTGGCCAGCACCTATTACGACGATGCCGAACAGACCAACAGGGTGCTTTTCGTGATTTCCGATGGTGAAGACCATTCTGAGGGATCGACCCTGAAGGCAGTTGAAAATGCAGTTGAAAATGGTATTCGTGTGTTCACGATCGGTGTGGGCAAGACCAAGGGCGCACCCATTCCCATCAAGCGAAGCGGAGTGGTCGAAAGCCTTAAAAAAGATGCCGAGGGCGAAGTGGTCATCACCAAATTGAACGAGTCTGTGCTCGCAGAGATCGCCTATGAGGGCAACGGTGAATATATCGATGGCACCAATACCGATGATGCAGTGGATTTTATCAAGGAAGAACTGAACAAAATGGACAAGAAAGAGTTCGAAGCCAAACAGTTTGCAGAATACAAAGACCAGTTTCAATGGTTCTTGGGCATTGGCCTTTTATTTCTATTTTTAGATGTTTTCATTTTGGACAGAAAAACACAGTGGTTAAAAAAATTGAATCTATTCAATGAAGAGTACCATGGATAG
- a CDS encoding vWA domain-containing protein: MWQHIEFANPEFFWLLLLLPVAILWSFFKRKREIPSLKMSSLKGFSHTSLLPKLKPLLFVLRVLALALVITALARPQTEDISTRTKTTKGIDIVMAIDVSSSMLARDLKPNRLVALKEVAADFIKKRPNDRIGLVAYAGESYTKTPITSDKSIVLNALRDISYGELEDGTAIGMGLATSVNRLKESKAISKVIILLTDGVNNSGFIEPQTAADLAVEYNIKTYTIGLGTNGNALTPIAYNRDGTFRYGMRQVEIDEELLKDIAQLTGGTYFRATDNEKLEEIYEEINKLEKTEIEEFKYYKYEEKFRPLVFLAGALLLMEWVLRSTFFRSSI; this comes from the coding sequence ATGTGGCAGCATATTGAATTCGCGAATCCTGAGTTTTTTTGGTTACTGTTACTGTTGCCAGTGGCCATACTTTGGTCTTTTTTTAAAAGGAAGAGAGAAATACCCTCCTTAAAAATGTCAAGTCTCAAAGGGTTCTCACATACTTCATTGCTCCCGAAATTGAAACCTTTGCTCTTTGTGCTAAGAGTGCTGGCATTGGCGTTGGTCATCACTGCCTTGGCAAGGCCTCAAACAGAAGATATCTCTACACGTACCAAAACCACCAAGGGAATCGACATCGTCATGGCCATCGATGTCTCATCAAGTATGTTGGCAAGAGACCTCAAACCAAACCGCTTGGTCGCCTTGAAAGAAGTGGCCGCCGATTTCATCAAAAAGAGACCAAACGACCGAATTGGCTTAGTGGCCTATGCCGGAGAAAGCTATACAAAGACCCCGATCACCAGCGACAAATCGATTGTACTGAATGCCCTTCGTGACATTTCTTACGGCGAACTGGAAGATGGTACCGCCATCGGTATGGGGCTGGCGACCTCGGTCAACAGATTGAAAGAAAGCAAGGCCATTAGCAAGGTTATCATCTTATTGACCGACGGAGTCAATAACTCGGGCTTCATCGAGCCACAAACGGCTGCCGACCTCGCTGTTGAATACAATATCAAGACGTACACCATCGGCCTAGGCACCAATGGCAATGCACTGACACCGATTGCCTACAATCGTGACGGTACATTTCGCTATGGCATGCGTCAAGTAGAGATTGACGAAGAGCTTTTGAAAGATATTGCCCAATTGACCGGAGGCACCTATTTCAGGGCGACCGACAACGAGAAACTTGAAGAAATCTACGAAGAGATAAACAAGTTGGAAAAAACCGAAATAGAAGAGTTCAAATATTATAAATACGAAGAAAAGTTCAGGCCATTGGTTTTTTTGGCCGGGGCTTTACTGTTAATGGAATGGGTACTTCGAAGTACTTTTTTTAGAAGTTCTATCTAA
- a CDS encoding BatD family protein — MKCDRQNTMFTTPLAQALAVVLLFCHAHFSFAQSKVKAEVDTTSIKIGEQIRYKITVETDSTDLVHFPEDQTFSPLEMVEALTIDTTRNKERMTLQRIYALTQFDSGSYTIPPQRIGINEQPFLTDSFQIAVATVPVDTLTQKMYDIKPLIEVKKNYARIIKIILGVLLALLLIGGPIYWFFLRKKPLTEEEKEALLPAYDRALLELKRLENSRYLIQDEYKKYYSELTNIVRSYLEEEVHVSALESTTNQLIDKLEMLKDAGELNLEEATIEQFKKVLETADLVKFARSRPQTSIAEQDRKAVELIVVKTKEALPEPTEEELLQNEEYLKELARKKRQKRIYWAAAIFVGVLLLSGAASIAYFGFKEVKDTVLGHPTKELLESEWVSSSYGFPPVELETPQVLIRQKVEIPTEAKEKIDGTQTFVYNSQESLFTVAATATSFTEAVEPDFEKTLEQILKKYEEDGARNIITKQEEFVTKAGIQGLKVYGSGQFKVPDSDELVRGKYVILSFGGKGFQQHVLLNWLDGDEYAEKIVERILASVDVKAQV, encoded by the coding sequence ATGAAGTGTGACAGACAAAATACAATGTTTACAACGCCCTTGGCCCAAGCCTTGGCCGTAGTGTTGCTATTTTGTCATGCCCATTTTTCTTTTGCACAATCAAAGGTCAAGGCCGAAGTCGATACCACTTCCATCAAAATCGGAGAACAAATTCGGTACAAGATAACCGTGGAGACCGATTCGACAGACCTTGTTCATTTTCCTGAAGACCAAACCTTTTCGCCCCTTGAAATGGTCGAGGCCCTGACCATCGACACCACAAGAAACAAAGAGCGAATGACGCTTCAGCGCATCTATGCGTTGACGCAGTTCGACAGTGGTTCGTACACCATACCACCACAGCGAATCGGCATAAACGAACAGCCTTTTTTGACCGATTCTTTTCAAATCGCGGTCGCCACGGTACCTGTCGATACCTTAACTCAGAAAATGTACGACATCAAGCCCTTGATAGAGGTCAAAAAAAATTATGCCCGAATTATAAAGATCATTTTGGGGGTTCTTTTGGCGTTGCTTCTGATCGGTGGCCCCATCTATTGGTTTTTCCTTCGAAAAAAGCCCTTGACCGAAGAAGAAAAAGAGGCCCTTTTACCTGCATATGACAGAGCATTGCTCGAATTGAAACGCTTAGAAAATTCGAGATACCTTATACAAGACGAATACAAAAAGTATTATTCTGAACTGACCAATATCGTAAGATCGTACCTAGAGGAAGAAGTACATGTTTCTGCCCTAGAGAGCACCACCAACCAACTCATCGATAAATTGGAAATGCTCAAAGATGCTGGAGAGCTCAATCTTGAAGAAGCTACGATCGAACAGTTCAAGAAAGTACTCGAAACTGCCGACTTGGTGAAATTTGCAAGGTCAAGACCACAGACTTCCATTGCAGAACAAGATAGAAAAGCCGTCGAATTGATCGTGGTCAAGACCAAAGAGGCCTTACCAGAGCCCACAGAGGAAGAACTACTTCAGAATGAAGAATATCTCAAAGAGCTTGCCCGAAAAAAACGCCAAAAAAGAATCTATTGGGCCGCCGCCATTTTTGTGGGAGTTTTGCTTTTGAGCGGCGCGGCCTCCATTGCCTATTTTGGTTTCAAGGAAGTAAAAGACACCGTTTTGGGGCATCCTACAAAAGAATTGTTGGAAAGTGAGTGGGTAAGCAGCTCATATGGATTCCCTCCTGTAGAATTGGAAACGCCCCAAGTACTCATCAGACAAAAAGTAGAGATCCCGACAGAAGCAAAAGAAAAGATCGATGGCACCCAGACCTTTGTCTACAACAGCCAAGAGAGCCTCTTCACGGTAGCGGCGACAGCGACCTCGTTTACAGAGGCGGTCGAGCCCGATTTTGAAAAGACCCTCGAGCAAATTTTGAAAAAATACGAAGAAGACGGGGCCAGAAACATTATTACCAAACAAGAAGAGTTTGTGACAAAAGCCGGGATACAAGGATTGAAGGTTTATGGTAGCGGCCAATTCAAAGTACCTGACTCTGATGAACTGGTACGTGGCAAATATGTGATCTTGAGTTTTGGTGGAAAAGGCTTTCAACAACATGTCTTGTTGAACTGGCTCGACGGTGATGAATATGCAGAAAAGATTGTTGAACGTATATTGGCTTCGGTCGATGTTAAAGCCCAAGTGTGA
- a CDS encoding DUF58 domain-containing protein, translating into MDTKELLKKVRKIEIKTRRLSDHIFGGEYHSTFKGRGMTFSEVRQYQFGDDVRSIDWNVTARYNEPFVKVFEEERELTMMLLVDISGSEFFGTHNQFKKGVITEISATLAFSAMQNNDKVGLILFAEEVELFIPPKKGKSHVLRIIRELLEFKPNTSRTNIGEALKFLTNVMKKKAIVFVLSDFISDDYDNTLRIVGNKHDVTGIRVYDQREKAIPNLGLVQLLDAETGDVRLINTQSKRVREDYTKFHHEKVDYFVDSFTKSGSGIIHCRVDESYVRKLLGYFKKRG; encoded by the coding sequence ATGGACACCAAAGAACTGCTCAAAAAAGTACGGAAGATAGAAATCAAGACACGTCGGTTGTCTGACCATATCTTTGGGGGTGAGTACCATTCGACTTTCAAAGGTCGCGGTATGACCTTCAGTGAGGTACGCCAATATCAATTTGGCGATGATGTGCGAAGCATTGATTGGAATGTCACCGCCCGATACAACGAACCTTTCGTCAAAGTGTTCGAAGAAGAGCGTGAATTGACCATGATGCTTTTGGTCGATATCAGCGGTTCAGAATTTTTTGGCACGCACAATCAGTTCAAAAAAGGGGTGATTACCGAAATATCGGCCACCTTGGCCTTTTCGGCCATGCAAAACAATGACAAGGTGGGCTTGATCTTGTTTGCTGAAGAAGTCGAGCTTTTCATTCCCCCAAAAAAGGGAAAAAGCCATGTATTGCGAATTATCAGGGAACTGTTAGAATTCAAGCCCAATACTTCTAGAACCAACATTGGCGAGGCACTCAAGTTTTTGACCAACGTGATGAAGAAAAAAGCCATTGTATTCGTGCTTTCTGATTTCATTTCAGATGACTATGACAATACGCTTCGAATTGTGGGCAACAAACATGATGTAACGGGTATCAGGGTCTATGACCAAAGGGAAAAAGCGATTCCGAACCTGGGTCTGGTACAACTGTTGGACGCCGAAACGGGCGATGTGCGCCTGATCAATACCCAATCAAAGAGGGTTCGTGAAGATTACACCAAGTTTCATCATGAAAAGGTCGATTATTTTGTGGATTCTTTCACCAAATCTGGCAGCGGTATCATTCATTGCCGGGTAGATGAAAGCTATGTTAGAAAATTGCTGGGCTATTTCAAAAAGAGAGGATAA
- a CDS encoding AAA family ATPase, with the protein MEENTTIDISAVNEKIAKESAFINLLTQEINKVIVGQKVMVERLLIGLLGQGHILLEGVPGLAKTLAINTLAKAVKGDFSRIQFTPDLLPADVIGTLIYNIKENDFSIKKGPIFANFVLADEINRAPAKVQSALLEAMQEKQVTIGDETFKLDAPFLVMATQNPVEQEGTYPLPEAQVDRFMLKTVVDYPKFTEEQLIIRQNLNGTLNEVKPVITLKQILDAQKAAQQVYMDEKIEKYILDLVFATRYPEKFGLENLKPLINFGASPRGSINLAIASKCYAFIKQRGYVVPEDVRAVVHDVLRHRIGITYEAEAENVTSEEIINRIVNEVEVP; encoded by the coding sequence ATGGAAGAAAATACTACTATTGACATTAGCGCTGTGAACGAGAAAATTGCTAAGGAAAGTGCTTTTATTAACCTGCTCACCCAGGAAATAAACAAGGTCATTGTAGGACAAAAAGTGATGGTTGAGCGCCTGCTAATAGGTCTTTTAGGACAGGGGCACATTCTTTTGGAGGGCGTCCCAGGGTTGGCCAAGACCTTGGCCATCAATACATTGGCGAAAGCGGTCAAAGGAGATTTCAGTAGAATACAGTTTACTCCCGACCTCTTGCCTGCTGACGTAATCGGTACGTTGATCTATAATATAAAGGAAAACGATTTTTCAATCAAAAAGGGACCCATTTTCGCCAATTTTGTTTTGGCCGATGAGATCAACCGGGCTCCCGCCAAAGTGCAGTCGGCACTTTTGGAAGCCATGCAAGAAAAACAGGTGACCATTGGTGATGAAACTTTTAAGCTCGATGCCCCCTTTTTGGTTATGGCCACACAAAACCCAGTCGAGCAAGAGGGTACTTACCCATTACCAGAAGCTCAGGTTGACCGTTTTATGCTCAAGACGGTTGTCGACTATCCGAAATTCACCGAAGAACAATTGATTATACGCCAGAACCTCAACGGTACCCTGAACGAAGTTAAGCCTGTGATTACGCTTAAGCAGATTCTTGACGCCCAAAAAGCGGCGCAACAGGTGTATATGGACGAAAAGATCGAGAAATACATTCTTGACCTGGTGTTCGCGACACGATATCCTGAAAAATTCGGATTGGAAAATCTTAAGCCCCTCATCAACTTTGGTGCCTCACCCAGAGGTAGCATCAACTTGGCCATAGCCTCTAAATGTTATGCCTTTATCAAACAAAGAGGGTATGTGGTTCCAGAAGATGTAAGGGCGGTCGTGCATGATGTGCTGCGCCATCGAATCGGCATCACTTATGAAGCCGAAGCAGAGAATGTCACTTCAGAGGAAATCATCAATAGAATCGTGAACGAGGTTGAGGTACCTTAG
- a CDS encoding aldo/keto reductase family oxidoreductase — MYSRIIAGTMTWGSWGKQLSKKEMIAMMNHCIENGISTFDHADIYGNYENESEFGNAFAESGIDRETLQLISKCGIQMTTGRDNKVKHYQYDKAYIIWSVEQSLQKLRTDYLDLLLLHRPSPLIQPDEVAQAVQTLLRDGKIKQFGVSNFTPSQIALIETSVPVTANQVEFSLTHVDCMYDGTFDDCLIEKRMAMAWSPLGSYFRENDEKKSRLAKILPKLEEKYGATTDQLLLAWLLKHPAKVHPVVGTTNRERLLKANKAIALNLELEDWFILLEASQGYRVP; from the coding sequence ATGTATTCTAGAATTATTGCAGGAACAATGACATGGGGAAGTTGGGGCAAACAACTTTCCAAAAAAGAAATGATCGCCATGATGAACCATTGTATTGAGAACGGTATCTCAACCTTTGATCATGCCGATATCTATGGCAATTATGAAAACGAGAGCGAGTTTGGCAATGCATTTGCCGAGAGCGGTATTGATCGTGAGACCCTACAGCTGATCAGCAAATGTGGTATTCAAATGACCACGGGGCGTGATAACAAGGTAAAACACTATCAATATGACAAAGCCTATATCATATGGTCAGTCGAGCAATCGCTTCAAAAGCTTCGGACTGATTATCTTGATCTGCTGTTGCTGCACCGACCCAGTCCATTGATTCAACCAGATGAGGTGGCGCAAGCAGTTCAAACCTTATTAAGAGATGGGAAAATCAAGCAATTCGGGGTATCTAACTTTACCCCATCACAGATTGCATTGATCGAGACCAGTGTGCCGGTGACCGCTAACCAAGTAGAATTTTCACTGACCCATGTTGATTGTATGTACGATGGAACGTTTGACGATTGCCTCATCGAAAAAAGAATGGCCATGGCATGGAGCCCTTTGGGAAGCTATTTTAGGGAAAATGATGAAAAAAAGTCAAGACTGGCCAAGATTTTGCCCAAGCTAGAAGAAAAATACGGGGCCACCACCGATCAGTTGCTACTGGCCTGGTTGCTAAAACATCCCGCAAAGGTGCATCCAGTGGTGGGGACTACCAATAGAGAACGACTTTTAAAGGCCAACAAGGCCATAGCACTGAATTTAGAGCTCGAAGATTGGTTCATATTGCTCGAAGCCAGTCAGGGTTATCGCGTACCATAA